Proteins from one Deinococcus sp. AB2017081 genomic window:
- a CDS encoding helix-turn-helix transcriptional regulator, which yields MPRGPEPKKPRPAWSTALRARRVALDLKQEDVAARTEDAISQGTVSDLERGKVDILNMTASRVGQLATALDWTLEEMQEALGVQLVYALPTFAEVEKSTLDSFRKEFGRDPFPNETYREAKRWLAAQAADSNKAVQSPLPAPLDRPLPDALHEAVQLYGKRFPELRDARWQQYLAGFNWREGQPDDPEAWLDLYRDLTRAGIVPGSN from the coding sequence ATGCCACGAGGGCCTGAGCCGAAAAAGCCACGACCAGCGTGGAGCACGGCACTACGCGCCCGGCGAGTGGCCCTGGATCTAAAGCAGGAAGATGTCGCCGCTCGTACGGAAGATGCCATATCTCAGGGGACAGTCAGCGATCTGGAACGCGGCAAAGTGGACATTCTAAACATGACAGCTTCTCGTGTAGGACAGCTTGCAACCGCGCTGGATTGGACTCTGGAAGAGATGCAGGAGGCGCTTGGAGTTCAGCTGGTCTACGCTCTGCCGACCTTTGCAGAGGTAGAGAAATCCACTCTCGACAGCTTCCGTAAAGAGTTCGGTCGCGATCCATTCCCGAACGAGACCTATAGGGAAGCCAAGCGATGGCTTGCGGCTCAAGCGGCTGACTCAAACAAGGCCGTTCAATCTCCACTGCCTGCACCCCTTGATCGCCCTCTCCCTGACGCCCTGCACGAGGCGGTGCAGCTCTACGGCAAGCGCTTCCCCGAACTCCGGGACGCCCGCTGGCAGCAGTACCTCGCGGGCTTCAACTGGCGCGAGGGGCAGCCCGACGATCCCGAGGCGTGGCTTGACCTGTACCGCGACCTGACCCGCGCCGGCATTGTGCCGGGGAGCAACTGA
- a CDS encoding ImmA/IrrE family metallo-endopeptidase, with product MRDCTQGAVAYALREHARTGHLTDPERLAHALGVRVVPGARNAASHGPPSVITLRRDQYAPRQRFTMHHELAHILIQRAGLQDGIRSEVDDDEAAAHLEAVTNHIASLLVMPDPMIRVALDTFGLTPETVLLVRDAGRVSLAAAMRRVIHAQEQSATAWVSAGPYVLDVTSSDPYNRLTRYQRLPDARAALPDAALLALPGEARLLGVVGW from the coding sequence GTGCGCGACTGCACCCAAGGCGCCGTCGCCTACGCCCTGCGCGAACACGCCCGTACCGGCCACCTCACGGATCCCGAGCGCCTCGCCCACGCCCTGGGGGTGCGGGTCGTGCCGGGCGCCCGCAATGCCGCGAGCCATGGGCCCCCCAGCGTGATCACCCTGCGCCGCGATCAGTACGCACCCCGGCAGCGCTTCACGATGCACCACGAACTGGCGCACATCCTGATCCAGCGGGCCGGCCTTCAGGACGGCATCCGCAGCGAGGTGGACGATGACGAGGCCGCCGCGCACCTGGAGGCGGTCACGAACCACATCGCCAGCCTGCTCGTGATGCCCGACCCGATGATCCGGGTGGCGCTGGACACCTTTGGCCTGACGCCCGAGACGGTGCTGCTGGTGCGGGACGCGGGGCGGGTGTCGCTGGCGGCCGCGATGCGCCGGGTGATCCACGCGCAGGAGCAGTCGGCCACGGCATGGGTGAGTGCCGGGCCGTACGTGCTCGACGTGACCAGCAGCGATCCGTACAACCGCCTGACCCGCTACCAGCGGCTGCCGGACGCGCGGGCCGCCTTGCCGGACGCGGCGCTGCTGGCGCTGCCCGGCGAGGCGCGGCTGCTGGGCGTGGTGGGGTGGTGA
- a CDS encoding tyrosine-type recombinase/integrase: MTPRPAKPRKPGQGNIRELPSGSIRWEVMIEGRRFSGVTKTRKEAQNAVTLKMADALRGGVVDPSAETLGEYLSRWLTSRASTRAVRTTAIQRGHLKRYISPQLGTKRLQKLTPSDLRRLFDHLNEEGLGASSQRQVHQFLVSALGDAHRLELVTRNVAQLVRPTPARGREARELPAFTAEEAAKFVEVARHDPAGRWFIFALSTGMRRGEVCGLRWADVSLTDATAQVTEVIAQSEGETYVTTPKTQGSRRTVHLSPSAVQLLREQRAYQELCRDALSGPVRGHKTGYVRQRPWQDSGRVFTNTFGATVDPHNLRRTMQRLCAQAGVRYVSIHGLRHTYASLSLMRGVPVEVVSKQLGHASVGFTMNQYRSVYKSERTAWALGIDELTRVG, translated from the coding sequence ATGACCCCCCGCCCCGCCAAGCCCCGCAAACCTGGTCAGGGCAACATCCGCGAACTCCCCTCCGGATCCATTCGCTGGGAGGTCATGATCGAGGGCCGGCGCTTCAGCGGCGTGACCAAGACGCGGAAAGAGGCCCAGAACGCCGTCACCCTCAAGATGGCCGACGCCCTGCGCGGCGGGGTCGTCGATCCCAGCGCCGAGACGCTCGGCGAGTACCTGTCCCGCTGGCTCACCAGCCGCGCCAGCACCCGCGCCGTGCGCACGACCGCCATCCAGCGCGGCCACCTGAAGCGCTACATCAGCCCCCAGCTCGGCACGAAGCGGCTCCAGAAGCTCACCCCCAGCGACCTGCGCCGGCTCTTCGACCACCTGAACGAGGAAGGCTTGGGCGCGAGCTCCCAGCGCCAGGTGCACCAGTTCCTCGTCAGCGCCCTGGGCGACGCCCACCGCCTGGAACTCGTCACCCGCAACGTGGCCCAGCTGGTGCGCCCCACGCCGGCCCGGGGCCGGGAGGCCCGCGAGCTCCCCGCCTTCACTGCCGAGGAGGCCGCGAAGTTCGTCGAGGTGGCCCGGCACGATCCGGCGGGCCGCTGGTTCATCTTCGCCCTCTCGACCGGCATGCGGCGCGGCGAGGTGTGCGGGCTGCGCTGGGCGGACGTGAGCCTCACCGACGCGACCGCCCAGGTCACCGAGGTCATCGCGCAGAGTGAGGGCGAGACCTACGTCACGACGCCCAAGACCCAGGGCTCCCGGCGTACCGTGCACCTCTCCCCCAGTGCGGTGCAGCTCCTCCGCGAGCAGCGGGCGTACCAGGAGCTCTGCCGCGACGCGCTGAGCGGCCCGGTGCGGGGCCACAAGACAGGGTACGTGCGCCAGCGTCCGTGGCAGGACTCCGGACGGGTGTTCACCAACACCTTCGGCGCGACGGTCGATCCGCACAACCTGCGGCGCACCATGCAGCGCCTGTGCGCGCAGGCAGGCGTGCGGTACGTGAGCATCCACGGTCTGCGGCACACCTACGCCTCCCTGAGCCTGATGCGGGGTGTGCCGGTGGAGGTGGTGAGCAAGCAGCTCGGGCATGCCAGCGTGGGCTTCACCATGAACCAGTACCGGAGTGTCTACAAGTCCGAGCGGACGGCGTGGGCGCTGGGAATCGACGAACTGACGCGGGTGGGCTGA